In one Halomarina ordinaria genomic region, the following are encoded:
- a CDS encoding methylenetetrahydrofolate reductase, producing the protein MSLGTRTTTAPAGVEALLADARFELMPFESFDDELTHLPEGATVAITTSPQLGIERTVERAEEAAARGYDVVPHVAARYVTDRDHLSDIARRLTDAGVTDVFVPGGDREEPAGEFESALDLLTALEETSYSFEEVGITGYPEGHAFIDEKTLMDSMERKEPYATYIVTQLCYDPDAVVEWVEDLRERGIDLPVEVGIPGVMKYQRLLKISRKVGVGDSVKFLKKTTGVLGFVRQLVGSRGTYRPDDLIDGLAPYANDEHYAIRGVHVYTFNETADTEEWRHDRLQG; encoded by the coding sequence ATGTCCCTGGGAACACGGACCACGACCGCGCCGGCGGGGGTCGAGGCGCTCCTCGCCGACGCGCGCTTCGAGCTGATGCCGTTCGAGAGCTTCGACGACGAGCTAACGCACCTCCCCGAGGGCGCCACCGTCGCCATCACCACGTCACCACAACTCGGTATCGAGCGGACCGTCGAGCGCGCCGAGGAGGCCGCGGCCCGCGGGTACGACGTCGTCCCGCACGTCGCCGCCCGCTACGTCACCGACCGCGACCACCTGTCGGACATCGCCCGCCGCCTGACGGACGCCGGCGTGACCGACGTCTTCGTCCCGGGCGGCGACCGCGAGGAACCGGCCGGCGAGTTCGAGTCGGCGCTCGACCTGCTCACCGCACTGGAGGAGACGTCGTACTCCTTCGAGGAGGTCGGCATCACGGGGTACCCCGAGGGACACGCGTTCATCGACGAGAAGACGCTCATGGACTCGATGGAACGGAAGGAGCCGTACGCGACGTACATCGTCACCCAGCTCTGTTACGACCCCGACGCCGTCGTCGAGTGGGTCGAGGACCTCCGCGAGCGGGGCATCGACCTCCCCGTCGAGGTGGGTATCCCCGGCGTGATGAAGTACCAGCGGCTCCTGAAGATATCCCGGAAGGTCGGCGTCGGCGACTCCGTGAAGTTCCTCAAGAAGACGACGGGCGTCCTCGGGTTCGTCCGCCAGCTCGTCGGGTCCCGCGGGACGTACCGCCCCGACGACCTCATCGACGGGCTGGCGCCGTACGCGAACGACGAGCACTACGCCATCCGCGGAGTCCACGTCTACACGTTCAACGAGACGGCCGACACCGAGGAGTGGCGCCACGACCGCCTCCAGGGGTAG
- a CDS encoding universal stress protein has translation MYEHLLIPYDGSDEGRKGALHGIELAAALDADVHAIYVIELPGAPRALSIRDDEEQLRREYREYGEEILSEICDAATSRGVDCHRDILSGSVSDRIVEYADEEGMDAIVMGSAYRGKIGTLLGGTTDKVVRTATVPVVSQRMGVDEL, from the coding sequence ATGTACGAACACCTACTCATCCCGTACGACGGGAGCGACGAGGGGCGCAAAGGTGCTCTCCACGGAATCGAACTCGCCGCGGCGCTCGACGCGGACGTCCACGCGATCTACGTCATCGAGTTACCGGGGGCGCCGCGCGCGCTGTCGATCCGGGACGACGAGGAACAACTGCGCAGGGAGTACCGCGAGTACGGGGAGGAGATCCTCTCGGAGATCTGCGACGCGGCGACCAGCCGGGGCGTCGACTGCCACCGCGACATCCTCAGCGGGTCGGTGAGCGACCGCATCGTCGAGTACGCGGACGAGGAGGGGATGGACGCCATCGTGATGGGCTCCGCCTACCGCGGGAAGATCGGCACGCTCCTCGGAGGGACGACCGACAAGGTGGTCCGGACCGCGACGGTTCCCGTCGTCTCACAGCGTATGGGGGTCGACGAACTGTAA
- the ilvA gene encoding threonine ammonia-lyase, with protein MTDTDADTDTDELPVQYSDIERARTRLDDDTVVKRTPVELSSSLGGFVDATVYLKMEHLQWTGSFKTRGAYNKIRQDVDRGVESFVAASAGNHAQGVALAATKCGAESTIYMPETAPQAKVDATRGYGATVELVGKDFQETMAHAKAAVEETDAEFVHAYDDPDIIAGQGTLGTEMYHDCPDVDTVLVPIGGGGLISGISTAIKHLSPETRVVGVQAAGAQTVHESLDKGIPVTLDEVNTIADGIATGGISETTLRIIRRNVDEVVTVTDTEIARAILLLLERAKQVVEGAGAASVAALLGGDVDVAGETVMPLLCGGNLDMTRLQTVLVHALTARQQLLRLRIRIDDRPGTMEEIAGIVADYGANIHDVRHDRSVDNLEIGEAYLVFRVETSGAEHAAAIVDAVESAGYSVENIAATI; from the coding sequence ATGACCGACACCGACGCAGACACCGACACAGACGAACTCCCCGTCCAGTACAGCGACATCGAGCGCGCGCGCACCCGTCTCGACGACGACACGGTCGTCAAGCGCACGCCGGTCGAACTCAGTTCGTCGCTCGGCGGGTTCGTCGACGCGACGGTGTACCTGAAGATGGAGCACCTGCAGTGGACGGGGTCGTTCAAGACCCGCGGTGCGTACAACAAGATACGGCAGGACGTCGACCGCGGCGTCGAGTCGTTCGTGGCCGCCAGCGCGGGCAACCACGCCCAGGGTGTCGCGCTCGCCGCGACGAAGTGCGGCGCTGAGTCGACCATCTACATGCCGGAGACGGCGCCGCAGGCGAAGGTCGACGCGACGCGGGGGTACGGCGCGACGGTCGAACTCGTCGGCAAGGACTTCCAGGAGACGATGGCCCACGCGAAGGCGGCGGTCGAGGAGACGGACGCCGAGTTCGTCCACGCCTACGACGACCCGGACATCATCGCCGGGCAGGGGACGCTCGGCACCGAGATGTACCACGACTGTCCCGACGTCGACACGGTCCTCGTCCCCATCGGCGGGGGCGGCCTCATCTCCGGTATCTCGACGGCCATCAAACACCTCTCGCCGGAGACGCGCGTCGTCGGCGTCCAGGCCGCCGGGGCACAGACGGTCCACGAGAGCCTCGACAAGGGGATTCCGGTGACCCTCGACGAGGTCAACACCATCGCCGACGGCATCGCCACCGGCGGCATCTCCGAGACGACGCTGCGCATCATCCGGCGCAACGTCGACGAGGTCGTCACCGTCACGGACACCGAGATCGCCCGCGCCATCCTCCTGTTGCTCGAACGGGCGAAGCAGGTCGTCGAGGGGGCGGGCGCGGCGTCGGTGGCCGCGCTCCTGGGCGGCGACGTCGACGTGGCCGGCGAGACGGTGATGCCGCTGCTCTGCGGGGGGAACCTCGACATGACGCGTCTCCAGACAGTCCTGGTCCACGCACTGACCGCGCGCCAGCAGCTCCTGCGCCTCCGTATCCGCATCGACGACCGGCCGGGGACGATGGAGGAGATCGCCGGCATCGTCGCCGACTACGGCGCGAACATCCACGACGTGCGCCACGACCGGTCGGTCGACAACCTCGAGATCGGCGAGGCGTACCTCGTGTTCAGGGTCGAGACCAGCGGCGCGGAACACGCCGCGGCCATCGTCGACGCCGTCGAGTCGGCGGGCTACTCCGTCGAGAACATCGCGGCGACCATCTGA
- a CDS encoding GcvT family protein, with protein sequence MSSTDLPSRAETVVIGAGAVGCSVAYHLSELGAEDVVVVDQGPLPVTGGSSVHAPGIMFQTSPSKLQTKAAYYTSRLLSEMGAYDEVGGIEVARSEERMDFLQRRVENATAYGLPDPQLLSPAEVVEHLPLVDEQEILGGYYSPTDGRVDGIAALQWYVEHTDAAFYGDTTVTDLDVAGGEVRAVETDRGRVECDRCVVATNNWGYQTGRMAGLDLPIAPVEHQYVVTEPLAELEGTGGSVGDNTAGLDVPGNRDIQEYMSEGPHQPVGRDQDNSLYFRTHGDSLGMGSYNHESLSVDPEAMGANSEERQASVRGFTREHWERPTHPNREKSAKQAFDELLPASADAEYAVTENGIFVFTPDGMPAVGPTTVDGLWSALAIWWTHSGGYGRIVAEWMENDVPRLPSGPVDTGSVHVRRFEPHAGEKDYFVDRGAKRYEQVYSIVEPRWQPEDHRGLRTSPFHHHQRELGAHFVQSGGWESAQWYDSNADLVERYEDRIPEQDGWQGINRSPIEGAEHLHTREHVSLFDMTSFSSIVVSGEGSEAFLQRMCTNDVAIDVGQVRYSLLCNEGGGILADVTVVRLGDEEYMVTTGGGNSPGIHGTWLREHAPETVSVHVEEGAKSTIGLWGPKARLLLQRCTDADVSNDGLPYFRAKRLYVGEVPVVALRVSYVGELGYELWAPTEYGSRLWETLWEAGDDLGVRPMGGGALESMRLEKGYRLWGTDIDTDANPYEAGLPFAVDTDTDFVGKEALEAAREAGIDTRVTPLTLDDSTDVVLSGRPVLKDGEAIGYVQAGDFGYAIGESIAYTYVPSEYAEAGTSVEVLCEGETYAATVRDEPLFDPGREKILR encoded by the coding sequence ATGAGTTCCACGGACCTCCCGTCGCGAGCGGAGACCGTCGTCATCGGTGCCGGTGCCGTCGGCTGTAGCGTCGCCTACCACCTCTCGGAGCTCGGCGCCGAGGACGTGGTCGTCGTCGACCAGGGGCCGCTACCGGTGACCGGCGGGTCGTCGGTCCACGCCCCGGGCATCATGTTCCAGACCTCGCCGTCGAAGCTCCAGACGAAGGCGGCCTACTACACGAGTCGCCTGCTCTCGGAGATGGGGGCGTACGACGAGGTCGGGGGCATCGAAGTCGCCCGCAGCGAGGAGCGGATGGACTTCCTCCAGCGCCGCGTCGAGAACGCCACCGCCTACGGCCTGCCGGACCCGCAACTGCTCTCGCCGGCGGAGGTGGTCGAGCACCTCCCGCTCGTCGACGAACAGGAGATACTGGGCGGGTACTACTCGCCCACCGACGGCCGCGTCGACGGCATCGCGGCGCTCCAGTGGTACGTCGAGCACACGGACGCCGCGTTCTACGGCGACACGACGGTGACCGACCTCGACGTGGCCGGCGGCGAGGTTCGAGCCGTCGAGACCGACCGCGGCCGCGTCGAGTGCGACCGCTGCGTCGTCGCGACGAACAACTGGGGCTACCAGACGGGCCGGATGGCCGGTCTCGACCTCCCCATCGCGCCGGTCGAACACCAGTACGTCGTCACCGAACCGCTCGCGGAACTCGAAGGGACCGGGGGGTCGGTCGGCGACAACACCGCCGGCCTCGACGTCCCCGGGAACCGCGACATCCAGGAGTACATGAGCGAGGGACCGCACCAGCCCGTCGGGCGCGACCAGGACAACTCGCTCTACTTCCGCACCCACGGCGACTCCCTCGGGATGGGGTCGTACAACCACGAGTCGCTGTCGGTCGACCCCGAGGCGATGGGGGCGAACAGCGAGGAGCGACAGGCGTCGGTCCGCGGCTTCACGAGGGAACACTGGGAGCGCCCGACCCACCCGAACCGCGAGAAGTCGGCCAAGCAGGCGTTCGACGAACTCCTGCCGGCGTCGGCGGACGCGGAGTACGCCGTCACCGAGAACGGCATCTTCGTGTTCACGCCCGACGGGATGCCGGCGGTCGGTCCCACGACCGTCGACGGCCTCTGGAGCGCCCTCGCCATCTGGTGGACGCACTCCGGCGGGTACGGCCGCATCGTCGCCGAGTGGATGGAGAACGACGTCCCCCGCCTGCCGTCGGGACCGGTCGACACGGGGAGCGTCCACGTCCGCCGGTTCGAACCCCACGCCGGCGAGAAAGACTACTTCGTCGACCGCGGGGCGAAGCGCTACGAGCAGGTGTACTCCATCGTCGAACCGCGCTGGCAACCCGAGGACCACCGCGGCCTGCGGACGAGTCCGTTCCACCACCACCAGCGGGAGCTGGGGGCGCACTTCGTCCAGAGCGGTGGGTGGGAGAGCGCCCAGTGGTACGACTCGAACGCGGACCTCGTCGAGCGCTACGAGGACCGCATCCCCGAACAGGACGGCTGGCAGGGCATCAACCGCTCGCCCATCGAGGGCGCCGAACACCTCCACACCCGCGAGCACGTCTCGCTGTTCGACATGACGTCGTTCAGTTCCATCGTGGTCTCGGGGGAGGGGAGCGAGGCGTTCCTCCAGCGGATGTGTACGAACGACGTGGCCATCGACGTCGGGCAGGTGCGTTACTCCCTCCTGTGCAACGAGGGGGGCGGCATCCTCGCGGACGTCACCGTCGTCCGCCTCGGGGACGAGGAGTACATGGTCACGACCGGCGGCGGGAACTCGCCGGGCATCCACGGGACGTGGTTGCGCGAACACGCCCCCGAGACCGTCTCGGTCCACGTCGAGGAGGGCGCGAAGTCCACTATCGGGCTGTGGGGACCGAAGGCGCGCCTCCTCCTCCAGCGGTGTACAGACGCCGACGTCTCGAACGACGGCCTCCCCTACTTCCGCGCGAAACGGCTCTACGTCGGTGAGGTGCCCGTCGTCGCGCTCCGGGTGTCGTACGTCGGGGAACTCGGCTACGAACTGTGGGCGCCGACGGAGTACGGCTCGCGCCTCTGGGAGACGCTGTGGGAGGCGGGCGACGACCTCGGCGTGCGACCGATGGGCGGGGGCGCGCTGGAGTCGATGCGCCTGGAGAAGGGCTACCGCCTCTGGGGGACCGACATCGACACGGACGCCAACCCCTACGAGGCGGGCCTGCCGTTCGCCGTCGACACGGACACCGACTTCGTCGGGAAGGAGGCGCTCGAAGCGGCGCGCGAGGCGGGCATCGACACCCGCGTCACGCCCCTCACCCTCGACGACTCGACGGACGTCGTCCTGAGCGGCCGGCCCGTCCTGAAGGACGGCGAGGCCATCGGCTACGTCCAGGCGGGCGACTTCGGCTACGCCATCGGGGAGTCCATCGCCTACACGTACGTCCCGAGCGAGTACGCCGAGGCGGGGACCAGCGTCGAGGTCCTGTGCGAGGGCGAGACCTACGCCGCGACCGTGCGCGACGAACCGCTGTTCGACCCCGGCCGGGAGAAGATACTCCGGTGA
- a CDS encoding BCCT family transporter yields MADTDEMTGEMSDGLQVELFHPDSDREVGDTNIERWGFDVHPVVFPVALLLIGVFVAVTILLGSDAAAAYAAVRGFFEGTFGWFYLLVVNVFILTILYFAFGKYGTIRIGGVKAEKEFSDFAWMAMLFSAGMGIGLMFFSVSEPLEYFGNVPGYYGVEAGTGAAASVALAQTFFHWGFHPWAIYGLVGLGLAFFSFNRGLPLTFRSIFWPLLGDRIYGWPGHVIDLVTVFATLFGLATSLGLGVAQVNGGISYVGGDMLGIISVPEATWVQILLIAGITAIATASVAAGLDGGVKRLSTFNLYLMFLLLGFLMAVGPTVYIFSSWVQGLGAYFSNLPALSFYTGAQGGGAATVQGWTIFYWAWWIAWSPFVGMFIARISKGRTVREFVIGVLFLPSLFSTIWLSTFGGSALFNSLNGNGAALAAYNDAGQTIAMFAMLEQFPLGAVSGILATLLVITFFVTSSDSGSLVVDHLTSGGKHDVPKAQRIFWAVTEGAVAALLLWGGGLAALQTASIATGFPFAVILLVMCYTVYLGLDNEYEILESEEFAERIQDITERGEVEVVTSGSDVVTDVKGGGTAEGDD; encoded by the coding sequence ATGGCAGACACTGACGAGATGACGGGGGAGATGTCGGACGGTCTCCAGGTGGAACTGTTCCACCCGGACTCCGACCGGGAGGTCGGGGACACGAACATCGAGCGGTGGGGGTTCGACGTCCACCCGGTCGTCTTCCCGGTCGCGCTGCTCCTGATCGGGGTGTTCGTCGCGGTGACCATCCTGCTCGGGAGCGACGCCGCGGCGGCGTACGCGGCCGTCAGGGGCTTCTTCGAGGGGACCTTCGGCTGGTTCTACCTCCTCGTGGTGAACGTCTTCATCCTGACTATCCTCTACTTCGCCTTCGGCAAGTACGGGACCATCCGCATCGGCGGCGTCAAAGCCGAGAAGGAGTTCAGCGACTTCGCCTGGATGGCGATGCTGTTCAGCGCGGGGATGGGCATCGGGCTGATGTTCTTCAGCGTCTCGGAACCGCTCGAGTACTTCGGCAACGTGCCGGGCTACTACGGTGTCGAGGCGGGGACCGGCGCGGCGGCGTCCGTGGCGCTGGCCCAGACGTTCTTCCACTGGGGTTTCCACCCGTGGGCCATCTACGGACTGGTCGGCCTCGGGCTGGCGTTCTTCTCGTTCAACCGGGGGCTCCCCCTCACCTTCCGCTCCATCTTCTGGCCGCTGCTGGGCGACCGCATCTACGGCTGGCCGGGACACGTCATCGACCTGGTGACGGTCTTCGCCACGCTGTTCGGCCTCGCGACGTCGCTCGGACTCGGGGTCGCCCAGGTCAACGGCGGCATCTCGTACGTCGGCGGCGACATGCTCGGCATCATCTCCGTCCCGGAGGCGACCTGGGTGCAGATACTGCTCATCGCCGGCATCACCGCCATCGCGACGGCGTCCGTCGCGGCGGGCCTCGACGGCGGTGTCAAGCGTCTGAGCACGTTCAACCTCTACCTGATGTTCCTCCTGCTCGGGTTCCTGATGGCCGTCGGCCCGACCGTCTACATCTTCAGCTCCTGGGTCCAGGGGCTCGGGGCCTACTTCAGCAACCTGCCGGCGTTGTCGTTCTACACGGGCGCGCAGGGCGGCGGGGCCGCCACGGTCCAGGGATGGACCATCTTCTACTGGGCGTGGTGGATCGCGTGGTCGCCGTTCGTCGGGATGTTCATCGCGCGCATCTCGAAGGGCCGGACCGTCCGCGAGTTCGTCATCGGCGTGCTGTTCCTGCCCAGCCTGTTCTCGACCATCTGGCTGTCGACGTTCGGCGGCAGCGCGCTGTTCAACTCCCTCAACGGGAACGGTGCCGCGCTCGCCGCCTACAACGATGCGGGCCAGACCATCGCCATGTTCGCCATGCTGGAGCAGTTCCCGCTCGGGGCGGTCTCCGGCATCCTGGCGACGTTGCTCGTCATCACGTTCTTCGTCACCTCCTCGGACTCGGGGTCGCTCGTCGTCGACCACCTCACCTCGGGTGGGAAACACGACGTCCCGAAGGCCCAGCGCATCTTCTGGGCGGTGACCGAGGGCGCCGTCGCGGCGCTCCTGCTCTGGGGCGGCGGGCTCGCGGCGCTCCAGACCGCGTCCATCGCGACCGGCTTCCCGTTCGCCGTCATCCTGCTGGTGATGTGTTACACGGTCTACCTCGGGCTCGACAACGAGTACGAGATCCTCGAATCCGAGGAGTTCGCCGAACGCATCCAGGACATCACCGAGCGTGGCGAAGTGGAGGTGGTCACGAGTGGCAGCGACGTGGTGACCGACGTGAAAGGGGGTGGAACCGCGGAGGGCGACGACTGA
- a CDS encoding GcvT family protein, with the protein MDTTDSVPTEAGTVVVGAGIVGCNLAYQLTALGRDDVVVVDQGPMPTTGGSSTHAPGIMFQTAEDKILTKFADYSRQLYSDLEGADGQQAYKEVGGIEVARTEERMDFLQRRVENATAWGIDDPQLLSPAEVVEHLPLVDEEQILGGYYSPTDGQASGVVACDALARAAMDRGATFVPHTRTEDVVVEDGSVVAVETEHGRIDCDEVVVATNIWARQLGERLGVHLPVAPVEHQYTMTEPLEELSANAADVTDHPLFEQYENVSGEKATRLLASPDRPILRDQDNAMYFRTHGDAYGIGSYNHEPVVPDPRELGGNDPDGNQASVHDFTEHHLETATHPDRPDKAPRQASDELIPATAGKDLEHRYNGMFAESPNGLPVMGPVQGYDGLWTAAAIWITHAGGAGKALAEWMVNGTPSLPDGPIDLGHADVNRFDAHEGSWDFTRDIGGEEYRIVYNIVHPKWVWEGKQRDIRRTPMYHSHVAAGGEMWAEAGWEAPQWFESNADLVEEYGERIPDREGWEATYWSPIEGAEALHVREKVGLHDMTPFNKMEVVGEGAGAFVQRLCTNDVDLDVGGVRYTLMCNEAGGVRADITVTRTGEERYLLLTTGREVGNNHVAWVREHAPEGVHVNDVTSSLAAMVCTGPEARNVLSAVTDVDLSDDAFPFFTSQQFFVRNVPVTALRVSYAGELGWEFYTPSEYGETLWEHLVEAGEEYDLRPYGNGALNALRIEKGFRLWGADLDTEQTPYEAGLGWAVDMDTDFIGKEALEGGAEDLRQKVACLTLDDEEAVVMADRPVLKDGEAIGYVHSAEYGYTVGACVAYTYLPPEYAEPGTEVEVLYEGERYAATVREEPLV; encoded by the coding sequence ATGGACACCACCGATAGCGTGCCGACCGAAGCCGGTACCGTCGTCGTCGGGGCCGGTATCGTCGGCTGCAACCTCGCGTACCAGTTGACGGCCCTCGGCCGCGACGACGTCGTCGTCGTCGACCAGGGACCGATGCCGACGACGGGGGGCTCGTCGACGCACGCCCCGGGCATCATGTTCCAGACGGCCGAGGACAAGATACTCACCAAGTTCGCCGACTACAGCCGACAGCTGTACTCGGACCTGGAGGGGGCGGACGGCCAGCAGGCGTACAAGGAGGTCGGGGGCATCGAGGTCGCTCGAACGGAGGAGCGGATGGACTTCCTCCAGCGCCGCGTCGAGAACGCCACGGCGTGGGGTATCGACGACCCGCAACTGCTCTCGCCGGCGGAGGTGGTCGAGCACCTCCCGCTCGTCGACGAGGAGCAGATTCTCGGGGGCTACTACTCGCCCACCGACGGGCAGGCCTCCGGCGTCGTCGCCTGCGACGCGCTGGCGCGGGCGGCGATGGACCGCGGCGCGACGTTCGTCCCGCACACCCGGACCGAGGACGTCGTCGTCGAGGACGGGTCGGTCGTCGCCGTGGAGACCGAACACGGACGCATCGACTGCGACGAGGTGGTCGTGGCGACGAACATCTGGGCGCGGCAACTGGGCGAGCGACTCGGCGTCCACCTCCCGGTGGCGCCGGTCGAACACCAGTACACGATGACCGAACCGCTCGAGGAGCTGTCGGCGAACGCGGCCGACGTCACCGACCACCCGCTGTTCGAGCAGTACGAGAACGTCTCCGGCGAGAAAGCCACACGACTGCTCGCGTCCCCCGACCGGCCCATCCTGCGCGACCAGGACAACGCGATGTACTTCCGGACCCACGGGGACGCCTACGGCATCGGCTCGTACAACCACGAGCCGGTCGTGCCGGACCCCCGCGAACTGGGCGGCAACGACCCCGACGGCAACCAGGCGTCCGTCCACGACTTCACGGAGCACCACCTGGAGACCGCCACCCACCCGGACCGCCCGGACAAGGCGCCCCGGCAGGCCAGCGACGAACTCATCCCCGCCACGGCGGGGAAGGACCTCGAGCACAGGTACAACGGGATGTTCGCGGAGTCGCCCAACGGCCTGCCGGTCATGGGGCCGGTCCAGGGCTACGACGGCCTCTGGACGGCGGCCGCCATCTGGATCACCCACGCCGGCGGCGCCGGGAAGGCCCTCGCCGAGTGGATGGTCAACGGGACGCCCAGCCTGCCCGACGGCCCCATCGACCTCGGCCACGCCGACGTCAACCGCTTCGACGCCCACGAGGGGAGCTGGGACTTCACCCGCGACATCGGCGGCGAGGAGTACCGTATCGTCTACAACATCGTCCACCCGAAGTGGGTCTGGGAGGGCAAACAGCGCGACATCCGGCGGACGCCGATGTACCACTCCCACGTCGCGGCCGGCGGCGAGATGTGGGCGGAAGCCGGCTGGGAGGCGCCCCAGTGGTTCGAGTCGAACGCCGACCTCGTCGAGGAGTACGGCGAGCGCATCCCCGACCGCGAGGGGTGGGAGGCCACCTACTGGTCGCCCATCGAGGGCGCGGAGGCGCTCCACGTCCGCGAGAAGGTCGGCCTCCACGACATGACCCCGTTCAACAAGATGGAGGTCGTCGGCGAGGGGGCCGGCGCGTTCGTCCAGCGCCTGTGTACGAACGACGTGGACCTCGACGTCGGCGGCGTGCGCTACACGCTGATGTGCAACGAGGCGGGCGGCGTCCGCGCCGACATCACCGTCACGCGCACCGGCGAGGAGCGCTACCTCCTGTTGACGACCGGCCGCGAGGTGGGCAACAACCACGTCGCCTGGGTGCGCGAGCACGCCCCGGAGGGCGTCCACGTCAACGACGTCACCTCCAGCCTGGCCGCGATGGTCTGTACCGGCCCCGAAGCGCGCAACGTCCTCTCTGCGGTGACCGACGTCGACCTCTCGGACGACGCCTTCCCGTTCTTCACGAGCCAGCAGTTCTTCGTGCGGAACGTCCCCGTCACCGCGCTGCGGGTCTCCTACGCCGGGGAACTCGGCTGGGAGTTCTACACCCCCTCCGAGTACGGCGAGACGCTCTGGGAACACCTCGTGGAGGCCGGCGAGGAGTACGACCTCAGACCCTACGGTAACGGCGCGCTGAACGCCCTGCGCATCGAGAAGGGGTTCCGGCTGTGGGGCGCGGACCTCGACACCGAACAGACCCCCTACGAGGCCGGCCTCGGCTGGGCCGTCGACATGGACACCGACTTCATCGGGAAGGAGGCGCTCGAAGGGGGGGCCGAGGACCTCCGCCAGAAGGTGGCCTGCCTCACCCTCGACGACGAGGAGGCGGTCGTCATGGCCGACCGCCCCGTCCTGAAGGACGGCGAGGCCATCGGCTACGTCCACAGCGCGGAGTACGGCTACACCGTCGGCGCCTGCGTCGCCTACACGTACCTGCCGCCGGAGTACGCGGAACCGGGGACCGAGGTCGAGGTCCTCTACGAGGGCGAGCGGTACGCGGCGACCGTCCGCGAGGAACCGCTCGTCTGA
- a CDS encoding succinylglutamate desuccinylase/aspartoacylase family protein, whose protein sequence is MEYEPVTHTTADRRLGRLPSGAEVGVTVHRYVGGDGPTVHVQAAQHGIELNGAAALRRLHGRLVSGTVAGTVVVVPVANPLAFDHRSYLTPAAYDALNPNLNRVWPGDDGGSLQERLAARLWELVREADAVVDLHTGTADTLEHVRFRPEAPESRALAEAFGSEYLLADRANAMEDGGGKLRAAAVRADIPAVTAELANSRTVAHSAADAGADGVWNVLRELDVLPDSPVSTPSPAVLEDDAASPRAASSGLFELRPDVSVGDRVDAGDELGAVFCPSSFERLQTVTVGSSGVLYSLAREAVVVAGERLAGVATPVEG, encoded by the coding sequence ATGGAGTACGAACCGGTCACGCACACCACGGCCGACCGGCGCCTCGGTCGCCTCCCCTCGGGGGCCGAGGTGGGCGTCACCGTCCACCGGTACGTCGGGGGCGACGGGCCGACCGTCCACGTCCAGGCCGCCCAGCACGGCATCGAACTCAACGGGGCGGCGGCGCTCCGGCGCCTCCACGGGCGCCTCGTCTCCGGGACTGTGGCGGGGACCGTCGTCGTCGTCCCCGTCGCGAACCCGCTGGCGTTCGACCACCGGTCGTACCTGACGCCGGCGGCGTACGACGCGCTGAACCCGAACCTGAACCGCGTGTGGCCCGGCGACGACGGCGGGAGCCTCCAGGAGCGCCTGGCGGCCCGCCTGTGGGAGCTGGTGCGCGAGGCCGACGCCGTCGTCGACCTGCACACGGGGACCGCGGACACCCTCGAACACGTCCGCTTCCGGCCGGAGGCCCCCGAGTCGCGGGCGCTCGCGGAGGCGTTCGGTTCGGAGTACCTCCTCGCAGACCGGGCGAACGCGATGGAGGACGGCGGCGGGAAGTTGCGGGCCGCGGCGGTACGGGCGGACATCCCGGCGGTCACGGCGGAACTCGCGAACAGTCGGACGGTGGCGCACTCGGCCGCCGACGCCGGCGCCGACGGCGTGTGGAACGTCCTCCGGGAACTGGACGTCCTCCCCGATTCCCCGGTCTCGACGCCGTCGCCCGCCGTCCTCGAGGACGACGCGGCGTCGCCCCGCGCCGCGTCGTCGGGGCTGTTCGAACTCCGCCCGGACGTGAGCGTCGGCGACCGCGTCGACGCCGGGGACGAACTGGGGGCGGTCTTCTGTCCGTCGTCGTTCGAACGGCTCCAGACCGTGACGGTCGGGTCGTCGGGCGTCCTCTACTCCCTCGCCCGGGAGGCGGTCGTCGTCGCGGGCGAGCGCCTCGCCGGCGTCGCCACGCCCGTCGAGGGATAA